CATGTCACAAAATTTAATGATGGTGCTTCAAGAAGGAAGACTGATCCGGCATAAAGCGGTTTTAAAATGGCAGCCTCAAATGTGTCGTGACTGAGAACATCAATTGGAACTCTTTCAATCGGATGATCTCTGCTTCCAATAACATTATCTATGTAAATTCTATTTTTTAGCAATGCTTTGCCAAAATAAGCTGATTGTCCTAATAATTCCATTACAGCATTTGTCATTGGTTCATAGATTTGCTGGCGTATTGTTTCAATATGCATGAATATTGTATCCGTAGGTTGACAATGAATTTTTATCGCCGGTTGAATGATACCCTTTTCTGGATTTGCAGCGGCAATGTCTAGCAGATCGAAGACACATTTTTTCGGAACACCCGTATCTCCGTCTAATACCAGTGTATAGTCAAATTTTCTACCAAAGATATTTTTGACGTCATCCGAATCATAAAAAAGTTGTTCACCTTCATTCCTAGCACCTTTGCCATAAAATAATGGGTCACAGTATGAGAAAGCCTCGTCTTCACCTTCAGACAGAAGCATAAGATCTTGATACTGACCACATTTTCTTAACACCCGAGATACCCGGTGTATTACCATAAATTCTCTGGCATATCGATCacatatatcatgtaaatattcGTGAAAGAACAACGTTTTATCTACATCTTCATACAAATTCCACACATTCTCTAAACGTAGGGGATCAATAGATTCGAAATCATCTTTTGCAAAACAAGATCCTTCATGAAATAGTTCATCGAAAATGGCCGATCTGAATCGATCTCGAACTTCCAGTTCGTAGTCTTTTAAACTTTCGTCGCCCGTTGCACTTACTAAAACAGCTGACACATTCGGACTAAGGTTTCCCATGTAAGCTTCGTACATAGTTTCCATACACTCATCTATTTCATCTCTACTCATTGCTAATAAATTGTAATTGAGAACGATTGTCAATCTGTCAGATTTAGCTTTTTCTAGTCCTCTTTTATCGCCTCCTATCAAAAGAGTTGCCATTGTTTGAGTAGGAAATTCCATAACGCTGCCTTGAAGAACACCAAGGACAACTACAATGATAATTCCGTTGATATAGTTAGTCCTTTCCCAATCCACATTAATAACGTTCAGAATAATAGCAATAAAAGCCAATGACACCCAAGTCGTAAAATACAAGTAGATTCTTGTTATTCTGTTCATTTTGATtctattactttattttcgTCAGATTTGTATTCCGTGCGCTAATTCGGTAAATTTAAATATCCAAATTCagtatctgaaaaaaataaaagaaaactatataaaagataGAATGAAGTAATATTTCgacaataaaaattatgaacaGCGGATTATTACAATCACATTAATTCTTGGTCTATTTGACTAGGGACTCTccgtttttttattttcctcggagttcagtatttttgtgattttccttttctttttaatcaatttagaaataatttgtaATCAATGGAAAAGGGTATTAagaattatttatacaaatacagaTCAAATACAAATCGATGCAAATCAAAAGAATAACTTTTAGAAGAGACCGCCCATCTAATAAGTACATTGAATTCCATCACTTGTTCTAAATCAATCACTACAAAAATGTTGTAGAACATCAACAATACAATTACAATTGGGACCGTGTGAAGGATTCAATGACATTTATagtttttgctttatatttatcactaatttaattaattttttttaatatgaaattttttatgtgaatttctcgatattttaatgatatattcGTAAAAAATGTTGACTATAAAATGTTCTTCACTCCCGTAGTACGCCCATCCAAAACATAATACAAATTATGAGTAATAGGTGAAAAGTACAAAATAGTCAATCTATTTATGttcatcaatatttatttcagttttacgTGATTTTCTcgttaattatatttttatgaatttggtAATAAAAAGTTACAATAACATTGTTAACTTTATCTATCAATCACttttcataacaaaatttagcttcattaattaatttgtttacaGACACCATCATGATTTAGCTGACAA
Above is a window of Mytilus trossulus isolate FHL-02 chromosome 4, PNRI_Mtr1.1.1.hap1, whole genome shotgun sequence DNA encoding:
- the LOC134716283 gene encoding glucans biosynthesis glucosyltransferase H-like produces the protein MNRITRIYLYFTTWVSLAFIAIILNVINVDWERTNYINGIIIVVVLGVLQGSVMEFPTQTMATLLIGGDKRGLEKAKSDRLTIVLNYNLLAMSRDEIDECMETMYEAYMGNLSPNVSAVLVSATGDESLKDYELEVRDRFRSAIFDELFHEGSCFAKDDFESIDPLRLENVWNLYEDVDKTLFFHEYLHDICDRYAREFMVIHRVSRVLRKCGQYQDLMLLSEGEDEAFSYCDPLFYGKGARNEGEQLFYDSDDVKNIFGRKFDYTLVLDGDTGVPKKCVFDLLDIAAANPEKGIIQPAIKIHCQPTDTIFMHIETIRQQIYEPMTNAVMELLGQSAYFGKALLKNRIYIDNVIGSRDHPIERVPIDVLSHDTFEAAILKPLYAGSVFLLEAPSLNFVTWSIRERRWNRGEVLLAMYFWENGIGRPMRWIKKKLQGEKFNATKLRTESPLNFASSYIAYSALRQMVMKPLLMLYVIIHISVHLRYRYASIILIMFLVLVFPKFATCNRNNYKYVLLETLASFFQFTPEAMVGCVRIFKAVQANLAKNVKWIPQRAVEDEFRNSNPFISSFHHLWGYSLFALVCGVLVVLFISRAILILIMLTTLFLLPIYTGITSLPLKSPSRSNNDDISFPNGEKEIAISDAEMPGTYRSVDGGVINEGFSKY